The region CACCAACTTGGCCCTGTGCAGGTTCTCGAAACGTTCGTGGCCTCCGAGACAAGTGAGCGAGATACGCGCAATCATAAGAGCCGCACCCGAGCCGCCAAACTTGGCAGTGTTAAACCGCTCGACCAGTTCGACTGGAACCACCCGCACAGCATCGATCACGACCTCTACGATCGTCTGCTCACCATCGACTTCGTCCGGCCCGGGCAGAACGTCCTCTTTCGCGGCCCCGCCGGCGTCGGCAAGACCACTCTGGCCAAGCACCTCGGCTTCGAAGCGCTCCGCCGCGGCCACACCGTACGCTTTGCTACCTTTGCCGGTGCCCTCGCCGATCTCGCCGGGCAAGAATCCCTGCCCGCCCTCGAACGCAGGCTCAAGCGATACACTTCGCCGTCTCTCTTGATTCTCGATGAGATTGGTTACTTGCCTTGCGACAGTCGAGCCGCCGATCTGTTTTTCAACATCGTCACTCGGCGACA is a window of bacterium DNA encoding:
- a CDS encoding ATP-binding protein; translated protein: MDDGIDTLVEALHHLGFRLIREQLRALIEHAISHQLGPVQVLETFVASETSERDTRNHKSRTRAAKLGSVKPLDQFDWNHPHSIDHDLYDRLLTIDFVRPGQNVLFRGPAGVGKTTLAKHLGFEALRRGHTVRFATFAGALADLAGQESLPALERRLKRYTSPSLLILDEIGYLPCDSRAADLFFNIVTRRHESRSIVITTNLAFKKWGALFAGSACVAALVDRFAQHCHTVDIDAESWRHRYSLAKSQKSTRGRSKNRRPPKDKK